TGAAGTGTAGTGACTCACCCAGACACTAGAGGTTTAAACTGGTGTTATAAGCCAATATGAAGTGTAGTGACTCACCCAGACACTAGAGGTTTAAACTGGTGTTATAAGACACTATGAAGTGTAGTGACTCACCCAGACACTAGAGGTTTAAACTGGTGTTATAAGACACTATGAAGTGTAGTGACTCACCCAGACACTAGAGGTTTAAACTGGTGTTATAAGACACTATGAAGTGTAGTGACTCACCCAGACACTAGAGGTTTAAACTGGTGTTATAAGACACTATGAAGTGTAGTGACTCACCCAGACACTAGAGGTTTAAACTGGTGTTATAAGACACTATGAAGTGTAGTGACTCACCCAGACACTAGAGGTTTAAACTGGTGTTATAAGACACTATGAAGTGTAGTGACTCACCCAGACACTAGAGGTTTAAACTGGTGTTATAAGACAATATGAACTGTAGTGACTCACCCAGACACTAGAGGTTTAAACTGGTGTTATAAGACACTATGAAGTGTAGTGACTCACCCAGACACTAGAGGTTTAAACTGGTGTTATAAGACACTATGAAGTGTAGTGACTCACCCAGACACTAGAGGTTTAAACTGGTGTTATAAGCCAATATGAAGTGTAGTGACTCACCCAGACACTAGAGGTTTAAACTGGTGTTATAAGACAATATGAAGTGTAGTGACTCACCCAGACACTAGAGGTTTAAACTGGTGTTATAAGCCAATATGAAGTGTAGTGACTCACCCAGACACTAGAGGTTTAAACTGGTGTTATAAGACAATATGAAGTGTAGTGACTCACCCAGACACTAGAGGTTTAAACTGGTGTTATAAGACACTATGAAGTGTAGTGACTCACCCAGACACTAGAGGTTTAAACTGGTGTTATAAGACAATATGAAGTGTAGTGACTCACCCAGACACTAGAGGTTTAAACTGGTGTTATAAGACAATATGAAGTGTAGTGACTCACCCAGACACTAGAGGTTTAAACTGGTGTTATAAGCCAATATGAAGTGTAGTGACTCACCCAGACACTAGAGGTTTAAACAGGTCTCTTCTCTTGTCTGTAGCCATGGTGGAGTTGGACGGTGATGACATCAGAATCTCCTCGCGAGGGAAGCTAGCAGAAAGAGACATTGTACAGGTAGAGTTGACTTCCTATTCCAACCCTGTAGAGAGACTTTGTACAGGTCAATATTGTTTACTTTATCTGGTCTTCCCCTCTGACAATCAGCAGAGTTTCATTTTGTGATAACCCCACACCCCCAACCCAGCAATCTGACGTCTTACGAGAAAATCAATCATGAGTGAAAAGATAAACAAAAATATCACATTTCAGTTGATAAAATTGTTCTGAATTGAAATATCAATAACATTCTGATGTGAAACAAGTTGGTGCCATTTGTCACCTATTTGACATTTGAGTATTTGCCATGCTCCATTTGGAAACAAATCCAAGCACTATAAAACTGATCCCTTGTGCGGGAGTTTGGTCTAGTGGTAGCACTGCCGACTGCAcaccacacatacagtgagggaaaaaagtatttgatcccctgctgattttgtacatttgcccactgacaaagacatgatcagtctataactataatggtaggtttatttgaacagtgagagacagaataacaacaaaaaaatccagaaaaacgcatgtcaaaaatgtgggagctgaaggttcgagttgccaaacgtcagtctcaaaaccttaatgacatggagaagatctgcaaagaggagtgggacaaaatccctcctgagatatgtgcaaacctggtggccaactacaagaaacgtctgacctctgtgattgccaacaagggttttgccaccaagtactaagtcatgttttgcagaggggtcaaatacttatttccctcattaaaatgcaaatcaatttataaaattgcaCACaaacatttttctggatttttttgttgttattctgtctctcactgttcaaataaacctaccattaaaattatagactgatcatgtctttgtcagtgggcaaacgtacaaaatcagcaggggatcaaatactttttttcctcactgtacccGCTGGCAATAGGGTTACGAATCCTGCCTCagaccctctctctatatctgtctctctctctaccttccaaCTGTCACTTCTAATGACCCCTactctctctatatctgtctctctctctaccttccaaCTGTCACTGCTAATGACCCCTACTCTCtatatatctgtctctctctctaccttccaaCTGTCTCTTCTAATGGCCCCTACTCTCTCTGTACCCATGCAGTTTGTCCCATTCAGAGACTACATGGACCGGACAGGGAACCACGTGCTGAGTATGGCCCGGCTAGCCAAAGATGTCCTGGCTGAGATCCCTGAACAGCTCATCCTCTACATGAAGAGTAGAGGTATCAAACCCTGCTCCCTGCCTCCACCCTATGGGGAACCAGGCCCTAAGGACCAGGACCACACCCAGACCACCCCTATCTGAGCCCCACACGGATCCCATCTGAGGCTCCAACCCTGGGGAAGAAGGTTGGGGTAGGGTGGGTGGTAGCCTGGATGGTGGACCCCCTCATGGAGAAATGCAAAATGGAAATGTGGAAATGCTTCAAGGCacatttttcttcttctttaaaTATTAATCTGGTTGTCATGCTGAACAAATATGACTCCATTTTGTTTGGAGCGAGACTTCAGAAAGACTGCTTTGAGCAAAAAGCTGAAGATCAGGGAGTTTTACTTTTGAGTTTCAACGGCTGATGGAAGGGTGGAAAGGGGGATaagcaggagaagagaggagaagagaggagaagagatgaggagagaggaggagagaggagaagagaggagaagagaggagaagcgaggaggagagaggaggagaggagaagagaggaggagagaggagaagagaggagaagagaggaggagagaggaggagaagagaggagaagagaggaggagaagagaggagaagagaggagaagagaggagaagagaggagaagaaaggaggagagaggaggagagaggagaagagaggaggagagaggaggagagaggagaagagaggaggaggagagaggaggagagaggaggagagaggaggagagaggaggataagagaggaaaagagaggagaagagaggaggagaagagaggaggagagaggagaagagaggagaagagaggaggagagaggagaggaggagaagagaggagaagagagatgggaggaggagagaggaggagagaggaggagaagagaggagaagagaggaggagaagagaggaggagagaggaggagaagagaggagaagagagtagaagagaggagaggagaagagaggaggagaagagaggagaagagaggagaagagaggagaagagaggaggagaagagaggagaagagaggagaagagagaagggaggaggagaagagaggagaagagaggagaagagaggaggagaagagaggagaagagcagTGTGATGTAAAGGAATGTTAGGTGTTAGCTGTCAGAGCTGTAAAAGTGGTGATGTAATGGGTAGCATACCCTTAGATAGAGAGGGTTTTTGAGGACATGAATTATTAGAATGTGCCAGTTTGTATCATGTTTGTGTAATGATACCTTTTAGAGTGGTTGTGTATGTGGGACTAAGAAAGCATCTGTATAATAATTTATTTATTGTAAAAACTGCAGTATTTATTCATGTTGGGGATCCGAAGTCATCATATTTTCCCTCATATTTTCCCCATTCCAATTTTTGGGGGATCAATGCTATAAATAATTGTTTATTTCTACTTCAAATAGTACTGTAATACAAAGCATGTGATAATTAGATACTATCCAGCTGTTTAGGAATAGTTGGGAATGATCAAGATgaatgcatttacatttttgacTGTAACAGTTATTCAGAGGACCAGCTATTTGTATGATAGTTTAACTTCATGCACCGTATACAAGACTTACTTACCCTACACATATTCAATATGTATCAACAAAATGCACTAACAGTCCAAATAAAAAGCACAAAGATCATATACAATACATATATTGATACTGAAATATATACCACAATTATATACTAGCAACCAACATCTACCACAACAAATACAATCGAAAGGACTGTTAAATATTACATTTCTTCCAGTTCTAGAATATCATCGTTGATGAGAACACATCTCAAATCTATTTACTTCACATCtcgcattattattattataatacatcTAGTCATGCACGACCAGAACCACATATTCAAAGGCATAGTATTTACATAGCATTTACATAGCATTTACATAGCATTTACATAGCATTAGTATGTAGAGGGAATGCCATGTCAGTTTATATGATCCTTCCTGTTATATTTGCAGTGGTCAGTGTTGTTGCTTCTGTTTGATTGTTCTTCAACCCTTGCACACCGTGCCATGCATAATATGACAGTGGGTGTAACAGTGAGAATGCACTAAAAAGGTGGTATAATGTTATTTtagtttcttttttttcttcagttTGATTTCTCAAGTTTGATGTCAACTACATTCATTATTTGTTGGACTAGATTTTTTTCTTTAACCGGAGGGAAAATGGAACAATGAAAAATACTTATAGAATAATTGGAAGTACTGTAGCATATTGTATATTAATTGTGTTTATAACAACTCATTAAAAGGGAGTCAATATAAAAAGTAACTGCATAAAGAGCAGTTGATACAGTGTACAATCTGTCTAACTCACTTCATCTGGTCAACTGATAGATTTCAAACTTGCTGCCAGGGATGTATTGCCGTCTTTAATTGAAGTTATTGATGTATATGTGACCAACTGGGCTTCCCTATGCACCGCAAGACTGTATTAgcccgctgagctaaagcctgGCCATTAGCTGAAGGGGCCAACACAAGTCTTCTGGTTTCGGAACCAAGTTACTCATCACGAAAGCCTGGTTCCGAACCGCCTCTGTTACACTGTCTGTATCTAGCCAACTTTAAATTGTTGGTATAATGCCATCTATGACTTGTTGTTATATTGCCATCTTTGAGAGAGTTGTTGATACATTGCCAAATTGAAGTTGTTGACATATTAAAGTAGTAGTTTCCTGAGCAAACAGAGGTGCAGTGTAACCACACAGTTTAGCAGCATAACCACACAGTTTAGCAGCATAACCACACAGTTTAGCAGCATAACCACACAGCTTAGCAGCATAACCACACACCTTAGCAGCATAACCACACAGCTTAGCAGCATAACCACACACCTTAGCAGCATAACCACACACCTTAGCAGCATAACCACACAGTTTAGCAGCATAACCACACAGTTTAGCAGCATAACCACACAGCAGAGCAGCATAACCACACAGCTTAGCAGCATAACCACACAGTTTAGCAGCATAACCACACAGCAGAGCAGCATAACCACACAGCTTAGCAGCATAACCACACAGCTTAGCAGCATAACCACACAGTTTAGCAGCATAACCACACAGCAGAGCAGCATAACCACACACCTTAGCAGCATAACCACACACCTTAGCAGCATAACCACACACCTTAGCAGCATAACCACACACCTTAGCAGCATAACCACACAGTTTAGCAGCATAACCACACAGTTTAGCAGCATAACCACACAGTTTAGCAGCATAACCACACAGTTTAGCAGCATAACCACACAGCTTAGCAGCATAACCACACAGTTTAGCAGCATAACCACACAGTTTAGCAGCATAACCACACAGTTTAGCAGCATAACCACACACCTTAGCAGCATAACCACACACCTTAGCAGCATAACCACACACCTTAGCAGCATAACCACACAGTTTAGCAGCATAACCACACAGCAGAGCAGCATAACCACACAGCAGAGCAGCATAACCACACAGTTTAGCAGCATAACCACACAGTTTAGCAGCATAACCACACAGCTTAGCAGCATAACCACACAGTTTAGCAGCATAACCACACAGTTTAGCAGCATAACCACACAGTTTAGCAGCATAACCACACAGTTTAGCAGCATAACCACACACCTTAGCAGCATAACCACACACCTTAGCAGCATAACCACACACCTTAGCAGCATAACCACACAGTTTAGCAGCATAACCACACAGCAGAGCAGCATAACCACACAGCAGAGCAGCATAACCACACAGCTTAGCAGCATAACCACACAGCAGAGCAGCATAACCACACAGCAGAGCAGCATAACCACACAGCTTAGCAGCATAACCACACACCTTAGCAGCATAACCACACACCTTAGCAGCATAACCACACAGCTTAGCAGCATAACCACACAGCTTAGCAGCATAACCACACAGCTTAGCAGCATAACCACACAGCAGAGCAGCATTGGCTCTGTCTCTTCGGTCTGTCCGGGTTGTCCTCCCGTAGAGGGGGCACAGCAGATGGATAGCATCTGTCTACACTATTGATTGCCAAGTCTTTTTCTACAGTGGAAGGaagtgtgcataattttgtcttacattttacatttacattttagtcatttagcagacgctcttcttcTCTCAGTCCTATACAATACAGGCTACAGTCACAAAACCCATTTTTTTCTCACAGATAGATCACAACAATCCAATATCTCTATACAAATGTGTCTACCCACAGAATAGAAACTGCCTTTTGCATATCCAGATTAGTTTTCCCTTATTTTATTTTGTTATCAACAGTTCCCTTCCCTATATTTATATTATTGAACATATGATTCCTAATGTCTAGAATGATAAACATTTCATATGTACTGTAAAGCCAACTGAAAAAAATACAATACTATTATTTACTAACTATTATTATTGCATCTTTAACCACAGATATGCTGTATGTTCCCTACAAGTGTGCTGTTATACTTATGTATTGAATGAGAACAATGCACGCACCACAAATCTATTTGACTAATGTTGTGGCAGTACACTGCATGTATGACAACATGGTTTTGTTATACAGTTTTTCAAGGTCAGCATTTGTTTACAATTTAGATAGACTGACTGAAGCTATATTTACATTGCCTCAAGGTATGAGCAAATATTTATGGGGGGAAAAGGATGTTATCAGAAATGTTTGTTTTAATCTGTTCACTTGTTTGTTGATAAGTCTCCATTTCGTCTAGTGGGGCGATTATGGACGTGGTTTGAGCATAGATCAAGTGATTATAAAGAGATGTGTAATTGTAGTTAAAGATTTGCATTGTTCTTTTGTCAAAGAACAATCGTGAAAGATTATGTTCAAAATAACTTTGAATCCTAACTGTGTACACAAGCCCCACATAAAAAGACTGGACTTGGTATCCAAAAGATTTCAAAAGATGTTCTGTTGAAATTAGCCTCTTAGACAATGTGCATGTTTGTGCCAAAATGGCAAGTTTGGTGATACCTCCTCCTCATCTCACCTTACTGATTGGCTGTGATAGGCGGGCACTTCCTTATTGAGCCATTTGTtttgtatgatgatgatgatgatgatgatgcttaAATCTATAGTAGACAGCAGTCATCTAGCATGTTGCATCCCTGCTTTTCCCTTTTAGTTTGTTCCTAGATGGGGTACTACGTTTGGTTCTCCTTATTTATACTTTGACCCAGGGTGTTTACAGCATACTGTAGATCTGTAGATATAGAATGGCATGTCATTCTATGTCATTCTATATCTATGCTTTACAGTGTGTACCTCCTCTCGGTCTCTGGTTTGCATGCTAATGATGAAGAATACTTTTCCAAACCAGACATTCGACATAATTATTGTCATTCTGCAGTTTGT
This portion of the Coregonus clupeaformis isolate EN_2021a chromosome 24, ASM2061545v1, whole genome shotgun sequence genome encodes:
- the LOC123481818 gene encoding uncharacterized protein LOC123481818 translates to MGFVTTDAIHLLCPLYGRTTRTDRRDRANAALLCGYAAKLCGYAAKLCGYAAKLCGYAAKVCGYAAKVCGYAAKLCGYAALLCGYAALLCGYAAKLCGYAALLCGYAALLCGYAAKLCGYAAKVCGYAAKVCGYAAKVCGYAAKLCGYAAKLCGYAAKLCGYAAKLCGYAAKLCGYAAKLCGYAAKLCGYAALLCGYAALLCGYAAKLCGYAAKVCGYAAKVCGYAALLCGYAAKLCGYAAKLCGYAAKLCGYAALLCGYAAKLCGYAAKLCGYAALLCGYAAKLCGYAAKLCGYAAKVCGYAAKVCGYAAKLCGYAAKVCGYAAKLCGYAAKLCGYAAKLCGYAAKLCGYTAPLFAQETTTLICQQLQFGNVSTTLSKMAI